ATTCTTGGCATGGAACCGGAAGACGGGTACCAGAAAATCAAGGCCCTTGTGCCCCTGGCAGAGCTCTTCCGGTACTCTGTGGACCTTCGCTCGATAACCCAGGGAAGAGGGTCCTTTACCATGCGCTTCTCCCATTATGAAGAGGTTCCTCCACAGATAGCCGAGGCCATTATCGAGAAAGCTCGGAAGGAGAAAGAGACTGCTTCGTGAGGGGCGTTGCGCTTGTAGGCGTTGATGTGGTAGAAATCCCAAGAATTGCCAGGGCTCTGTCCCTCTTTGGCGAGCGATTTGTCCATCGCCTCTTTGAGGAGGAGGAGCTTGCCTTTTACCGGGGGAAGGGCACAAGACGGTGGCAGGAAGGAGTTGCCGCTCTTTTTGCCAGCAAGGAAGCGGTGAAGAAACTCTTTCTTCAGCAGGGGATTGCCCTTCGCTTCCGGGATATCTCCGTTCTCCATGCCCCTTCAGGAGAACCCCAGGTTTCCCTGAAGCGCGGAAATGGGGTTTTTTCGAAAATCAGCCTTTCCTTTGCCCATGGGCGGGATGTCGTTGTGGCCGTAGCGGTGGGTGTGGCA
This region of Candidatus Caldatribacterium sp. genomic DNA includes:
- a CDS encoding 4'-phosphopantetheinyl transferase superfamily protein; translation: MRGVALVGVDVVEIPRIARALSLFGERFVHRLFEEEELAFYRGKGTRRWQEGVAALFASKEAVKKLFLQQGIALRFRDISVLHAPSGEPQVSLKRGNGVFSKISLSFAHGRDVVVAVAVGVARGGEERA